DNA sequence from the Alosa sapidissima isolate fAloSap1 chromosome 13, fAloSap1.pri, whole genome shotgun sequence genome:
taTTGATTTTGACTTCATTTTTCTCTTTGCACATGTTAATGTGGAAATTGCTACTGTAATGTTTTATCACACGAGCATCTTTCTGTATAAGCTTGTGAAGAGGGTTGTGAGGCTTGTGAAGAATTACCATCATGACATCTGATTCTgttatttcttctctctctctctctctctctctctctctctctctctttcccattctctcctctccctcttactCCCTTGCAAACAATTTGATGAAGGACACAGTGTCCTCGTACAGTTGGCagactgtgtgtttatgtgctctCTTGGCACACTGAAGGTCTGAAGTTCAGTCACTATGAAAAAAGAAGGcatctttgaaaataaaaagaacaacaccagggagaggggggtgaaTGGGGAAAGACAGAGCACTGAACTTGATCTGATTTGAGGGGGTTGCGACAAAGATTGCCTCTTGCTCCTTTCAAAAAACACATTCTTGGCTCTAACAAGTTTCATCTGTTTGTGAAGCTGGATCAGAATAATATTAAAGTCAATGATTCCCATGGGTTACTAGGATGGAATTTGCAGGCAGTgtatttgtttatcatttttgaACATGTACACACTGTATATAACATGGATTATTACATATAATCCATGTTGCATACACATTTAAATGTAATAATACTTTTTTTGCGCCACTAACATGGCTATGGTGTGTTGGTGTCCTTCCTCTCTCGCAGAGATGTCACATCATGTGTCCTTTTTTTGTAAACATGACAATAGCACTTAATTGTTAACCTTGccccctacacaaacacacatacatatgtgcgcacacacacacacacacacacacacacacacacacaccatacacgcaCAGGTCTGTCAGTGCAGCTGTAATGTACAAATAATATTAAGGTCAACAGTGGCCTTATGTGTTGTGCTCCTGGTGATCTTATTAGCAGCTGGTGATAGGTCGGTTCTCTGTTTAGTGTTAGTGTGTTTACGCTTGGTTGTGTATTTACAGTATCTTTTAGAGAGTggctgtgtgtggatggggaTGGGGAGGTGCTCTGCCTTTGTGTTGATAGTATGTGGGTATTTTGTGTTTGCTCTTTAACCTTGCAGAACAAAGGCATACTGTTTCTCTACTAGGCATACAtaacaaataatgaaataacatCATGTTATGTGCTTTTTTGAAACAGATCTAAGCGGCCATGTACCCCTCTCTCTCGGACacactttgtgtatgtgtgtgtgtgtgtgtgtgtgttttatgttttcccaCTCACTTTGGCTTCTGCCATTGGTCAGCAGGGCACCTTTAGGACACTCAAGGACTGTACTGTATCTCCCTTGCCCAGTTTATGATCTTAGTTTTTTTTGTACAATAACAATATACtccagctatgtgtgtgtgtgtgtgtgtgtgtgtgtgtgtatatttcctctatctctttcttaaACACATGCTCAGAGTGTGCACGCAGACACTCGCATAAATGAGCGGTGCTCATTAGCAGCAAGATGAGCTCCAGCAGCTTCAGGTTCGGTCAGCCAAATGAGACTCAGCCCCCGCCAGCCGCTAATTAGCACCAGAGGAGTAATTTACTGGGAATTAGCAGCCACattgtgtgttatgtttgtgagtATTGAGAATATCTGCATGCCTTTGTATTTCTGTGTTGTCTTGTATTTTAGCCACATattttagtgtttgtgtgtatggctgtgtaTTTAAgtcacattctgtgtgtgtgatttcttgTGTATTTTtgcatgtatgtgagtatgtctgAGAGAAGCAGGAAAAGAGGTCAAGGGTGGGACCATGTGGAATCATTCATCAACTGCCAATTATACTGGGTGATTGGCCTCATTCTAGGGAAACAATGACAATGTAGGGGTGGAAAGGTCCAGTAAATTTGATCTTTTGTAGAAACATTTGGGAATTttcattacattaatacacaggattagatgttaaaatcccttgtgccaaaatccaaggtaaaaacacattcagaagcccctgctcaagtttaactttaaaaaagcacactacccacaaatccgccaacaaatggtcacaaacacaatacaaatggcccatccaacagcagtatacagtatagtatgcggcatgccactggggttatcaagtgggcaccctcattcaccgatgttaggcccacgacacctcatgaaggcttaacagtgaaaccagcgtcctggagacactcccctccatgctgccaccatattaccacattgaaatatccaatacccaaaatacagcccaggcatggtcaaggttggctaggttggtccgtcccgttgatgtggactgaaccatagccataagaaccttggccaaccaaccatcaacctaggcacagcccatcacaaacaaaagaagttacacaaaacaaattagccagttagcttagccagttagcttaggccccatcgcaatcacaaaacaaaactagaaaatgtaatttcgaggaaattaccagtgcatgaaaatataaacatactgtatattaacataaaatgcaaaacaaacttttatttgaaacagttggcagaagtcatagttgataacaactgacagttgaaatggctgaacagataaatagttgagtagtttaaatagttaaatgatttaatagtgaattattgtagtgaggacatttattttgaaacagttgtgggcagaggaaatagttgaacaggatctgtagagccagattgtatgtttaaagcctgagacagattatatagtttaaaagttaaatgtagatagtgtaatggatgttgacagacagaaagttgaatggatgttgataggcagattgtttaatggatgttgatgggatagtttaatgggtagatgagtgaatggtttgaagaggatgaatggatagaaagttggatggaatgtgccttatatccttgtagaatggagatacacagagagagttggcctaattgagcagaaagcagttgatacaggtgcaatcagtttaactagctttttgatgggacctagttgagcagctggaagttgatacaggtgcaaatcaagttaattagcccattatgatgtcatagtccccatacaaagtctatggggaaaaataagcttgttttttattaatctcaaagtataaagtttacaaaagtgaaaaatacattcctcaaatctccttttcaagacctactgtacgttacaaagtttgaatgaagtttctacgttaaacggttgaagctgaattagacgcagaaatttggtgggaagaagaagaagaagaagaagacttcggataacagaacagtgcattttcatgcactgtaatgatccagttagcttaccttagcttgcgccccaggaagggtaacttctccttacccacaaccattcgcttgcccgttctgctgctaaagacatgttactaaccacctgccttagacttcgaccacaaatgcccaattcagacagcaagccaatagcagatctggccacaaacccacgtgcaccgatttcaataggccttaatcgtgcactccaaccttgcttggctgcctcctctgctatttcagtgtatttagctctcttcagctcattggccacttccactctgtcttcccaaggaacagtgagttcaagtgaagtaaactatcttctctgaatccgacCATAGAATTCCGTCGGGTCGTAGTTTAGTACTCACTATATGTTGAggtaccgccatctgctggccaagatcaaccttcatttcccagcccgccccatttttcaactggccggttttacacctggccttcgcggaacaaggtttatccccctgatgtacaaagttaatttgccttacccctttactagctgctaatgaattgacttctctccttttatcctctattgccgctgccacacatttcaatacctggttatgacgccacgtataccgcccctgggtgagaaataccttgcaccctgataggatatggtggagactgcccacacacgagcaaagtatgcatttatcatcctcaccaaaccattgacttaaattcttgggagatgggagcacatcatactgtatgtagcacctaacataaatctgatcttaccagcttccatgccccatagatctttccatttaatccgtcttttttccaccccttcccagttcacccactgcccttgttttgcctgcgacactgccttagtacatcttacagcctcctcctgtctatgcatttcctccactaccattttcctcttttctcctgcagaagccTTACTCCACAAGGGTTTACTCATGCCCACCCCTAGACCCCCCCGCCCGTGCTGCACATGGCCCATTATATCCCTATGCTTCAATGCTGATTCAgcttgcttaactgcctgctctgggttccacttcctccctgcattaactgtgggtgcaactttcctcaccactgggtccttggactgagtaagagtcatttccaatctagccttagcacacttaaattcctctgtcagactagatattggcaactctacaatgcccttcccatacaaggctacactgcttaagcagcgtgggactccgagccattttctgacaaaggagttgatcattttttccaacctctctacctttgacagaggaacttcataaactgtcaatggccACATTAGCCGAGGCAATAAACCAAACTGCAAACACCACAGCTTGAGCTTATCTGGCAGCCCTGACTTGACAATTTTTACAATACCTTACCTGTCTCAAGTCTTTAACCTGTGATTTATCACTAAGGCTTGCATCATACCACCTTCCCAGACTCTTCACTGGTTTCTCCAGAACTGTGGGAATCACCTCTTTATTTATAGCAAACTTCTTATCTATTACCTTCCCTTTAACAATTGAGAGACTCCTATACTTACTTGGCTTCACCTTCATTCTAGCCCATTGCAGATTGCtatttaacttatccagcaacctGTTGGTGCATGGAACGGTTGACGTCAAGGTTGTCATGTCGTCCATGAAAGCCCTAATCGGGGGGAGGCGTGGCCCTCCCTGCAACTTCTCCCCACCCACTACCCATTTTGAGGCCCTAATGATGACCTCCATTGCCATTGTAAAAGCAAGTGGGGAGATGGTACATCCCGCCATGATTCCTATCTCGAGTTGTTGCCACCCTGTGGTGTAATCAGCTGTAGTAAAACATAACTGAATATCCAGAAAGTATGCTTTTACTAGGCTTTTAATGCTACCCGGGATTCTGAAATAATCAAAGGCCTCCCACAACAGACTATGCGCCACAGACCCAAAAGCATTAGCCAAATCCAAGAACACAACGTGCAGGTCTCTCTTCTCACGCTTTGCTAATTGAATTTGGTGCCAAATCATACTGGTATGCTCTAAGCACCCGGAGAAGCCAGGAATTCCAGCTTTTTGCACCGTGGTATCAATTAATTTATTCCTTTCAAGGTAATTTGTCAGTCTCCGTGCCACCACACTGAAGAAAACCTTCCCTTCAACATTCAGTAGACTAATTGGCCTAAATTGATTAATCTCCACTGCATCCTTTTCTTTGGGAATAAATATTCCCCCAGCCCTCCGCCAAGCCTTGGGAATACTCTGCTTTTTCCAAACTTTCTTCATTAATTGCCATAGAAATCTTAAAACATCTGGTGCACTCTTATACAACCGGTAGGGCACTCCATTAGGTCCCGGGGCTGAAGAGGCCCTTGCACGTTTTATTACTTCTTGCACCTCTTTCCATCTTGGTGGACTATCGTCGCATTGGCTACTTAATTCACCAATAGGGGGGATATCAGCAGGAAGTACCATCTCTCTGAACCGCTCCCTATCTTTGTGCACTCCCTCTAAATACTCCTCAAGCTTCTGCTTAGGTACCAAAAGACTACGACTAAGATTTAACAATGCTGAGAATAGATtgttcatttcatttaaatAAATATGCACCATTTCAAATAAAATTACATTTACGTAGCCCATGCACATATAGTACACATAACTGTATAAAAAATAACCAATGTTGTCTCTTTTCATACAGTCAGGCATTAGCATGATAATGATATACCAGCCGCATTAATCGGCTCCCCCTGTTAGACTGTCATTTGGTCATTGACACAGAAAACATTATTTTCGTCCATCAACACCCCATATGTTGGCCTTTATACCTGACCAGTGTGTAGGTATAGAGTGCTCATGTCCTTAGCAGCATCATGCATCCTGTTGTCCATGTTCATGTTCCCATGAGGCATTGGGTGAGAGGAAGCAGAGAGACAGTCAGGCATGACCATAATAGGACAACATAGTAATAGGCATGGCAGAGATGGGATTTTAATTCACAGAATATATTATTGGTTTAATTCATAATATAGAATATCATCTATAGAGATTGAGAGAGTGATATACTGAACTGATTTTAAATACGACCACAATTAAAGGCTTTTTAGTAATAATGGTGTAAATGGTCCACAATAATGGTGGGGAAAATAATAGATAAGGAAATGGGACAGATATGTCCCAAAAAATGTATATATGTAGATAggcatatacacatatacttgCTCATGATTATTTAGATGCCAACGTTGTTGCATACAGTAGGCCACCTGCCATTGTCTCTGGATGTGGCCTTTCAACTCCACAAATTGTAGCCCCATTACAGTgttgccatctagtggtcaaAAGGATGGCATGCATCTTTATAGGATGACCATTTTGCAGTAGGCCGGGCCTACCCACGGGCACGCAAATACAATCGCTGATCTGGCATggacgtgtatttctttggaactgagtaaacaactgcatttaaaaccttcgttTTTAAGATTGCTACATTTCTGAAACGAAAcgaagagtttaatgcaccaatttaagtttaatgtcACTGCTACAGTGTAGTTAAGCCCTTCCTGCTGGAGCcgtaagtagcctaaattgataTTTTCCTGACCCACTCAGTCTCAATTGAGAAGTGTATGGTGTCAATGAGGCTATGGTTATATTGTAGCCTAATGCAACtgtacacaacacaatacatttTTAAGCAAGATGAATGTGGACATTGGGCTGCAGTTTTGCTCGTTTGCTTGAATACTTCATGCCCTTCATTGGCCGccctatctttatgatgataAAAGAAGCTTAGCCTAGGCTATTCTTTACAGTAAAGCAATGTTTATTATAGTCATTTGAAATACATTGTAATTGAGTCACTTGCACAATCCAGGCAAATATCTGGCAACCCAAGCAAgggggtgtgtttgtttacacttCTTGTTACGCGCCATGCGAGACTGCCGCGTGATGACGTACTCAAGGCGAAATCCGGTGGAACTCGGAAGGGAGGCAGCTGTCGTGGATTCGAATTTACTCAATAAAAATGCTTATTCAGGTGAGATAACAGTGAATCTTTCTAATCTGGCTTTGAAACATCTACATCCAACTCACCGAAGATGCTAAAACTATATAGACGCTATGGTGTGCATAAACTAACCGGGCGCGCCTTTCCAGCGAGGTGCTGCAAAGCTAGCTTGCAAGCTAAGCTATTTGCTGTAATTTGCTGTAACGTTAATATCCGTCTTGGGGGATCTCTCACTTTATCTAACAGTGTTTTGCATCGATTCATAGTGGTCTTCTCTCGGCCTTCAAATTGTTTTTGACGCTTTAATGAACGGATAATGTAACATCTGTTTCATTGGTAGCAAATGTAATTTACATAATGATGTGACATGAAGTCACAACCTCACATCTAGTTTAACCATTATACCAGGAACATGAGCTTCATTTCTGTCTTAGAACACAATGCATTTCTTTAACTTATTCATTTAACTATATTTATATATCAATATAAACTATATTAAAATGTATTGAATAATTTAACTAGAAGCTTCAGCTTGGTGAAAAACAACGATTGACATCATACAATGAAGGCCAGATTAAGTTTATATAGGTGGAAACCATTATAAATTCACTCATTCACATTTGGCTGGTAACATACTTATTGTGTATATTGAACTTTAGATTGTTGCTAACTGGGGTCCCTTCACAATGCACCTTTTACAAACTGTcctatgattattattatttttttttttaaagtacatGTGCTTGTATTGTTTTGCAGCCATTGTAGAATCTACTAGCTATGGAATCTGACAAAAATGCTTTCCGCGTGGAGTTCCCCGACTTCTCGTGCTCCATTCTGCAGAAGCTCAACCAGCAGCGCCAGAGGGGCCAGCTGTGTGACATCATTGTGAGCATCGGGGGCCACCAGTACCGGGCACACCGCGCTGTGCTGGCGGCCAGCTCGCCGTATTTCTGCGACCAGGTCCTGCTCAAAAACAGCGCACGGGTGGTGCTGCCGGAGGTGATGAACCCGTGGGTGTTTGAGGGGTTGCTGCAGTCGTGCTACACTGGTTCTCTGACCCTGCCCTCGTGTGAGGTGGTGGCCTTCCTCACGGCCGCCAGCTTCCTGCAGATGTGGCATGTGGTGGATAAGTGCACCGAGCTGTTGGAGGGGAACACATCACGTTCACACAAAACCCCGTCGGGAGTAGGGTGTCGGGGCAGCAGCCGAGCCGAACAGCATCCATCCCCCGACGGTGAGAGTTACCATGGTGACCGAGGCGAAGAAGCTTTCTCAGACGGCACGGGGGTTGGAGGGAGTGAGGGATTTGGCAGGATGACTAGCTGCAGAGGATCGTCCGACTTTGAGCAGCTGCTGGATGAGAGCTTTTCACCACATGCGCTGGAGCTTGGAGCGCCCCCTAGTGGAAACGGCTCCTCGCCGCCTGACCGGGCTGAGTCGGCCAGCGAGAATGGAGACCCTGAGGCTGAGCTCCCCAGGTCCAGGCCTGTCTATGTTCCGCCGAGCATCATGGGACATAGGAAGTGGACGCAGGTGAAAACAGAGAGGCCATGCCGCGACGACTGCAATAGCCAGTTCACTGCTGAGACGGCCAGCACAGACTCAGAGCAGCTGGGCCTGCCTCCTCACCAAGGAACCTCCTCCATGCACTCCACAGAGGACAGTGTGGACGAGAAGTTGGTCAGCGAGCTGGAGGAGAGCCTGGATTGTGACCCCCTGGACTTCTATGGCACCTCCATGGACCGCTTCCCCAACGACAAAGATGAGAGTTCGCCCAGCATGTCGAAGAACAGCCCTCTGGAACTGGGCCCAGGAAGAACAGGCGGCGATGACGACGATGATGAGGATGGGATGGATGGCACCCAGGACGAGACGTCCAACTCTGGTTTCGGATCAGGTGTCTATAAGCTCTACCCGTGCCAGTGCGGCAAGAGCTTCACGCACAAGAGCCAGCGCGACCGGCACATGAGCATGCACATGGGCCTCCGGCCGTATGGCTGTGCAGTGTGTGGCAAGAGCTTCAAGATGAAGCATCACCTTGTGGGCCACATGAAGATCCACACGGGCATCAAGCCGTACGAGTGCAGCCTTTGCTCCAAGCGCTTCATGTGGAGGGACAGCTTCAACCGCCACACTGCCTCCTGCAGAAGGGCTCACCAGGCCAAGCGGTCTGCAACAGAGCAGAGCATCTGTTGATCCCAGGCCGAACACAGGAGTCTTAAGTTGGGTGGTGCTGGGTAAGTTGTGTGGTGCAGATTCAGGGACAAAGTGACTTTGTTCAGGACCATACTCTCTGAATGTTGGTGCCATCCTTGTCAAGACCTTAAAGTGTTTATGTCAATTTGA
Encoded proteins:
- the zbtb43 gene encoding zinc finger and BTB domain-containing protein 43, which produces MESDKNAFRVEFPDFSCSILQKLNQQRQRGQLCDIIVSIGGHQYRAHRAVLAASSPYFCDQVLLKNSARVVLPEVMNPWVFEGLLQSCYTGSLTLPSCEVVAFLTAASFLQMWHVVDKCTELLEGNTSRSHKTPSGVGCRGSSRAEQHPSPDGESYHGDRGEEAFSDGTGVGGSEGFGRMTSCRGSSDFEQLLDESFSPHALELGAPPSGNGSSPPDRAESASENGDPEAELPRSRPVYVPPSIMGHRKWTQVKTERPCRDDCNSQFTAETASTDSEQLGLPPHQGTSSMHSTEDSVDEKLVSELEESLDCDPLDFYGTSMDRFPNDKDESSPSMSKNSPLELGPGRTGGDDDDDEDGMDGTQDETSNSGFGSGVYKLYPCQCGKSFTHKSQRDRHMSMHMGLRPYGCAVCGKSFKMKHHLVGHMKIHTGIKPYECSLCSKRFMWRDSFNRHTASCRRAHQAKRSATEQSIC